The following proteins come from a genomic window of Flavobacterium eburneipallidum:
- a CDS encoding KUP/HAK/KT family potassium transporter, protein MNKSTLQKVSAASLLVALGIIYGDIGTSPLYVMKAIIGERQISELLVYGGISCIFWTLTFQTTFKYILLTLSADNHGEGGVFSLYALVKRFGKGKLVIPTILGATTLLADGIITPPISVASAVEGLAAVFPEIPILPIVIAILSALFFFQRFGTQKVGFFFGPAMVVWFSMLFILGFVQILEHPAILKALNPVYAYELLVEYPQGFWLLGAVFLCTTGAEALYSDLGHCGKNNIRITWIFVKVALVVNYLGQASWLMTQGNTFLEGRNPFYTIMPQWFLLSGVIIATLAAIIASQALISGSYTLINEAMSLNFWPRVTMRNPTNLKGQIYIPSVNTILWIGCILMILYFENSSNMEAAYGFSITIAMLMTTVLLNYYLIYIRKMNRILITLIISIFVVIEIAFFIANIVKIKERWMFLFFELFIFLTMYAWFFARKINNRFLKFTNLTEHTQQLSELSQDDNIPKYATHLIYLSKADRNYEIEEKILKSIFSKKPKRADVYWFFHINRTNEPFTLNYEVIELLDDKVIKIVLNIGFRIQPKVELYFKKIVQDLVKNKELNLHIRPDGSTKYNTEPDFKFIILEKFLSVENEFTIKDSLLLNSYYMLKNCSLSDTRAFGLDKSDVEIEEIPFVYQPILKLELERK, encoded by the coding sequence ATGAATAAATCAACCCTTCAAAAAGTTAGTGCGGCATCGCTTTTAGTTGCCTTGGGAATTATATACGGCGACATCGGAACGAGTCCATTGTATGTGATGAAAGCCATTATTGGCGAAAGACAAATATCGGAATTGTTAGTCTATGGAGGGATTTCCTGTATTTTCTGGACGCTTACTTTTCAAACCACCTTCAAATATATTTTGTTGACACTTTCGGCAGACAATCACGGTGAAGGCGGTGTTTTTTCGCTTTATGCATTGGTAAAACGGTTTGGAAAAGGAAAATTAGTAATCCCAACTATTCTTGGAGCCACGACGCTTTTAGCCGACGGAATAATTACACCGCCCATTTCTGTAGCTTCTGCTGTAGAAGGTTTGGCGGCTGTCTTTCCTGAAATTCCAATACTGCCCATTGTGATTGCCATTTTATCGGCATTGTTCTTTTTTCAACGATTTGGAACACAAAAAGTAGGTTTCTTTTTTGGACCCGCGATGGTGGTTTGGTTTTCGATGCTTTTCATATTAGGATTTGTCCAAATATTAGAACATCCTGCTATTTTGAAAGCTTTGAATCCAGTTTATGCTTATGAATTATTGGTCGAATATCCACAAGGTTTTTGGTTGTTGGGAGCTGTATTTTTGTGTACTACAGGAGCAGAGGCATTGTATTCTGATTTAGGACATTGCGGAAAAAACAATATTAGAATTACCTGGATTTTTGTTAAAGTTGCTTTGGTGGTGAACTATTTAGGGCAGGCTTCCTGGCTGATGACCCAAGGAAATACATTTCTCGAAGGCAGAAATCCTTTTTATACCATTATGCCACAATGGTTTTTACTTTCGGGTGTAATTATTGCCACTTTAGCAGCAATTATTGCTTCTCAAGCTTTGATAAGTGGCTCTTATACTTTGATAAACGAAGCGATGTCACTTAATTTCTGGCCAAGAGTTACGATGCGGAATCCAACTAATTTGAAAGGACAAATTTATATTCCATCAGTAAATACGATTCTTTGGATAGGCTGTATTTTGATGATTTTGTATTTCGAAAATTCCTCTAACATGGAAGCGGCTTACGGATTTTCGATAACTATTGCGATGTTGATGACAACGGTTCTTTTGAATTATTATCTGATTTACATTCGAAAAATGAACCGAATTTTGATAACCTTAATAATCAGTATTTTTGTTGTTATCGAAATTGCTTTTTTTATTGCCAATATTGTCAAAATAAAAGAACGTTGGATGTTTTTGTTCTTTGAGCTTTTTATTTTCCTGACGATGTATGCTTGGTTTTTTGCCAGAAAAATAAATAATAGGTTTTTGAAGTTTACTAATTTAACAGAACACACCCAACAATTGTCAGAATTGAGTCAGGATGATAACATTCCTAAATATGCAACTCATCTCATCTATTTGTCAAAAGCCGACAGGAATTATGAAATAGAAGAAAAAATTCTGAAATCTATTTTCTCCAAAAAACCAAAAAGAGCAGATGTTTACTGGTTTTTTCATATTAATAGAACCAATGAACCCTTTACCTTAAATTATGAAGTAATCGAATTATTAGACGATAAAGTAATCAAAATTGTATTGAATATTGGTTTCCGAATTCAGCCAAAAGTAGAGTTGTATTTCAAAAAAATTGTTCAGGATTTGGTAAAAAACAAAGAATTGAATTTGCATATTCGACCAGATGGCTCTACCAAGTACAATACAGAACCTGATTTTAAATTCATTATTTTAGAAAAATTTCTTTCGGTAGAAAATGAGTTTACGATAAAAGATAGTTTGTTGTTGAACTCTTATTATATGCTTAAAAACTGTTCGCTTTCGGATACTAGAGCATTCGGATTAGACAAAAGTGATGTAGAAATTGAAGAAATTCCTTTTGTTTATCAACCCATTTTGAAATTAGAATTAGAAAGAAAATAA
- a CDS encoding DUF2809 domain-containing protein — MTKPNPFAYFILIILVIILGILSRKISGIPSFIGDVLYAVMVYFGMRFLFINKSHRKSMALALIFCFSIEFLQLYRAEWIINIRRTSLGHYVLGEGFLWSDLVCYVIGIGMAFLMDYKWIKNRIILP, encoded by the coding sequence ATGACAAAACCCAATCCATTTGCCTATTTTATTCTAATAATTTTGGTAATTATACTTGGTATATTATCTCGAAAAATAAGTGGTATTCCAAGCTTTATCGGAGATGTACTTTATGCCGTTATGGTTTATTTTGGAATGCGATTTTTGTTTATCAACAAAAGTCATAGAAAGTCAATGGCTCTTGCTTTAATTTTTTGTTTCAGTATCGAATTCCTACAACTTTACAGAGCCGAATGGATCATAAACATCCGAAGAACCTCTTTGGGACATTATGTTTTAGGCGAAGGATTTCTTTGGAGTGATTTGGTTTGTTATGTGATTGGAATTGGGATGGCGTTTTTGATGGATTATAAATGGATTAAAAACAGAATAATTTTGCCATAG